The Dreissena polymorpha isolate Duluth1 chromosome 10, UMN_Dpol_1.0, whole genome shotgun sequence genome includes a region encoding these proteins:
- the LOC127849269 gene encoding visual pigment-like receptor peropsin: MISAARIAEVPYLVVNHKETLTPPMAPNATSMPTEPDIVISSSVYASYGAYVVLVLIFGLSQNLLTLYVFYSDRRLHSMHNYFIVGLSLADIGMCVFGNWMIIASSFSQHWVFGRIGCVFYGFATTWFGISQISILAAIAIDRYVIIVKPRGIVMTKQKAFILVICCFGHGFVWALLPAIGWNSYSLEGIGLRCAINWRSHVTSDITYSMAILICGWICPLSLILFSYRNIFITLQCKRTRIFGQSSLNGRTNRQRNDRKMAITVLCMICAFFISWTPYAIVTLCSAFGYFRKLPVVVTVLPALFAKSSIILNPIIYVARNTLFRRALFQRVPFLHNLHRTLSNSSKQTVMQTSEVSVNEIRDITHFQSSSEKVSVGTYL; this comes from the exons ATGATCTCTGCAGCGCGGATTGCGGAAGTGCCTTATCTTGTAGTAAACCACAAAGAAACGTTAACGCCACCAATGGCACCGAACGCAACGTCAATGCCAACGGAACCAGACATTGTAATTTCAAGCTCCGTGTACGCCTCCTATGGGGCTTACGTTGTCCTAGTGTTGATCTTCGGCTTGAGCCAGAACCTCTTGACATTGTACGTGTTTTACAGTGATAGGCGTCTACATTCCATGCACAACTATTTCATCGTCGGACTCAGTCTAGCGGATATAGGGATGTGTGTGTTCGGAAACTGGATGATCATTGCTTCTTCTTTCAGTCAACACTGGGTCTTTGGACGAATTG GTTGCGTGTTCTATGGCTTTGCCACAACGTGGTTTGGAATCAGCCAGATTTCCATTCTTGCCGCCATAGCAATAGACCGTTACGTCATCATCGTGAAACCACGCGGCATAGTGATGACGAAACAAAAAGCTTTCATACTCGTTATATGCTGTTTTGGGCATGGTTTTGTTTGGGCTTTGTTGCCTG CCATTGGCTGGAATTCCTATTCACTGGAAGGCATTGGTTTGCGCTGTGCAATCAACTGGCGGAGTCACGTGACCTCTGACATCACATATTCTATGGCCATTTTAATATGCGGATGGATTTGCCCCCTCTCGCTCATTCTTTTCAGTTACAGGAACATTTTCATAACG TTGCAATGCAAAAGAACCAGAATCTTCGGACAAAGCAGTTTGAATGGACGAACGAACAGACAACGCAATGACAGAAAGATGGCGATCACTGTTTTGTGCATGATAT GTGCGTTCTTCATTAGCTGGACTCCATATGCCATTGTCACACTCTGCTCCGCCTTCGGTTACTTCAGAAAACTCCCTGTTGTGGTCACCGTGTTACCAGCCCTCTTCGCCAAATCCTCCATAATATTGAACCCGATTATCTACGTTGCGAGGAACACTCTCTTTAGGAGGGCTTTGTTCCAGAGAGTACCGTTCTTGCACAACTTGCATCGCACTTTGAGCAATTCATCAAAGCAGACCGTAATGCAGACTTCGGAAGTTTCCGTCAACGAAATCCGAGATATAACACATTTCCAAAGCAGTTCGGAAAAAGTAAGCGTTGGTACATATCTTTGA